The nucleotide sequence ATATCCGGATTGTCGCGCAGAAAACCCTTGGAATTCTCGCGGCCTTGGCCGAGGCGCTGGCTGTCGTAGGAGAACCACGCGCCCGACTTCTCGACGATGCCGGCTTTCACGCCGAGGTCGATCAGCTCGCCGACCTTCGACACGCCCTCGCCGAACATGATGTCGAACTCGACCTGCTTGAAGGGCGGCGCGACCTTGTTCTTGACGACCTTGACGCGCACCGAGTTGCCGATGGCCTCGTCGCGATCCTTGAGCGTCGAAACGCGGCGGATATCGAGGCGCACCGAAGCGTAGAACTTCAGCGCGTTGCCGCCGGTGGTGGTCTCGGGGCTGCCGTACATCACGCCGATCTTCATGCGGATCTGGTTGATGAAGATCACCATGCAGTTCGAGCGCGAGATCGAACCGGTGAGCTTGCGCAGGGCCTGGCTCATCAGGCGCGCCTGGAGGCCCGGCTGGCTCTCGCCCATCTCGCCCTCGATCTCGGCGCGCGGCGTCAGCGCGGCGACCGAATCGACCACGAGCACGTCGATGGCGCCGGAGCGCACCAGCGTGTCGGTGATTTCGAGCGCCTGCTCGCCGGTATCGGGCTGCGAGATCAGCAGGTCGTCGAGGTTGACGCCGAGCTTGCGCGCATAGACCGGGTCGAGGGCGTGCTCCGCGTCGACGAAGGCGCAGACGCCGCCCTTCTTCTGGGCCTCGGCGATCGTGTGGAGCGCCAGCGTCGTCTTGCCCGACGATTCGGGGCCGTAGATCTCGATCACCCGACCGCGCGGCAGGCCGCCGACGCCGAGCGCGATGTCGAGGCCGAGCGAACCCGTCGAAACGGTCTCGACCTCCTGCACCTTGTCGGTCTTGCCGAGGCGCATGATCGAGCCCTTGCCGAAGGCGCGCTCGATCTGCGTCAGCGCAGCCTCGAT is from Methylorubrum sp. B1-46 and encodes:
- the recA gene encoding recombinase RecA is translated as MAQPALKMVDSSTMAAADKDKSKAIEAALTQIERAFGKGSIMRLGKTDKVQEVETVSTGSLGLDIALGVGGLPRGRVIEIYGPESSGKTTLALHTIAEAQKKGGVCAFVDAEHALDPVYARKLGVNLDDLLISQPDTGEQALEITDTLVRSGAIDVLVVDSVAALTPRAEIEGEMGESQPGLQARLMSQALRKLTGSISRSNCMVIFINQIRMKIGVMYGSPETTTGGNALKFYASVRLDIRRVSTLKDRDEAIGNSVRVKVVKNKVAPPFKQVEFDIMFGEGVSKVGELIDLGVKAGIVEKSGAWFSYDSQRLGQGRENSKGFLRDNPDIANKIEASIRQNSGLVADRILENAKPTAEDLDEGEA